In the genome of Bradyrhizobium sp. CIAT3101, one region contains:
- a CDS encoding VOC family protein translates to MTIGLPSEVEVITLFVDDIASAKAFYAKVFASETVWEDAVSSVLRFGGLLINLLDVSRAPPLVEPLPVARSSAGARALLTIRVGDVDQVCSALREIGVDLLNGPIDRPWGRRTASFADPSGHVWEIAQLIGRT, encoded by the coding sequence ATGACCATTGGTCTGCCAAGCGAAGTCGAAGTCATCACGTTGTTCGTCGATGACATTGCGTCGGCGAAAGCCTTCTACGCGAAAGTGTTCGCGTCCGAGACGGTCTGGGAAGATGCGGTCTCATCCGTGCTGAGATTTGGTGGACTCCTGATCAACCTGCTCGACGTGTCTCGGGCACCGCCGCTTGTCGAGCCGCTGCCTGTCGCGCGGTCCTCCGCAGGGGCGCGCGCACTCCTGACGATCAGGGTCGGCGACGTCGATCAGGTCTGCTCAGCCCTGCGGGAGATTGGCGTCGATCTGCTCAATGGCCCGATCGACCGTCCGTGGGGACGGCGAACGGCGTCCTTTGCCGACCCTTCGGGGCATGTCTGGGAGATCGCGCAGCTGATTGGACGGACATAG
- a CDS encoding class II aldolase/adducin family protein, protein MNKVVEKPKKYSLVERTPAATFEEERLHRKQRLAATFRLFSRYGFDQGLAGHVTVRDPEFPERFWINPLSKHFSQIKVSDLQLVDHDGNILIGDKPINQAGFVIHSAIHAAHPDVIAAAHTHSTYGKAWSALGRLLDPLTQDSCAFYEDHVLFDPFSGVVLEAEEGRKIAQALGSKKAAILQNHGLLTVGPTIEAAAWWYIAMDNAARAQLLAEAAGTPKPIPHEIASLTSRQVGTHKGGYFSFQPLWDWITEAEPDLFN, encoded by the coding sequence ATGAACAAGGTCGTCGAGAAACCCAAAAAATACTCCCTGGTCGAGCGGACGCCGGCGGCGACGTTCGAGGAGGAGCGGCTGCACCGCAAGCAGCGTCTCGCCGCGACGTTCCGGCTGTTCTCGCGCTACGGCTTCGATCAAGGCCTCGCAGGCCATGTCACCGTGCGCGATCCGGAGTTTCCGGAGCGGTTCTGGATCAACCCGTTGTCGAAGCATTTCAGCCAGATCAAGGTGTCCGATCTTCAGCTCGTCGACCACGACGGCAATATCCTGATCGGCGACAAGCCGATCAACCAGGCCGGCTTCGTGATCCACTCTGCGATCCACGCCGCTCATCCGGACGTGATCGCGGCCGCGCATACGCATTCGACCTACGGCAAGGCCTGGTCGGCGCTCGGCCGGCTGCTTGATCCGTTGACGCAGGACTCCTGCGCCTTCTACGAGGATCACGTGCTGTTCGATCCGTTCTCCGGCGTCGTGCTGGAAGCGGAAGAGGGCCGCAAGATCGCGCAGGCGCTGGGGTCCAAGAAGGCCGCGATCCTGCAGAATCACGGCCTGCTCACGGTGGGACCGACCATCGAGGCCGCGGCCTGGTGGTACATCGCCATGGACAACGCCGCGCGCGCCCAGCTGCTCGCGGAGGCCGCCGGCACGCCAAAGCCGATCCCGCACGAGATCGCCAGCTTGACGTCGCGGCAGGTCGGCACCCACAAGGGCGGCTATTTCAGCTTCCAGCCGCTGTGGGACTGGATCACCGAGGCGGAACCGGACCTGTTCAACTAG
- a CDS encoding NAD(P)-dependent oxidoreductase, which yields MNTPRIESRRASTSVRSPIIVNQLGAEVRAALAEHWSRPLIIDHPADRAAWEVAPEADVLLTRPLAGWQKAPAEKPAGWPFGLRWIQTASTGVDFFPAWLLDGPVVTVGRGISADPIAEYVLAAILGFEKRIHEIRPRNREQWRIAPLGSLSGKTIGIAGFGAIGRAVAERVKPFGVNIRVLRRSAWPYVLPGIQPVHSIEQLVEVSDHLVLALPATTKTARLINADVLARAKESLHLINVARGRIVDQSALLQALDEGRIAGATLDVTDPEPPLDGDPIYHHLKVVLTPHVSWTGGEDVRRLADKTLVNLDAYAHGVPLADVFDKNLEY from the coding sequence ATGAACACTCCTCGAATTGAAAGCCGGCGCGCCTCCACCAGCGTGCGATCGCCGATCATCGTCAATCAGCTTGGCGCGGAGGTTCGTGCCGCGCTGGCCGAGCACTGGTCGCGTCCGCTGATCATCGATCATCCCGCTGATCGTGCGGCGTGGGAGGTCGCGCCCGAGGCCGACGTGCTGCTGACACGGCCGCTGGCGGGTTGGCAGAAGGCGCCTGCGGAGAAGCCAGCAGGCTGGCCGTTCGGCCTGCGCTGGATCCAGACCGCATCGACGGGCGTCGATTTCTTTCCGGCATGGCTGCTCGACGGGCCCGTCGTCACGGTCGGCCGCGGCATCTCGGCCGATCCGATCGCGGAATATGTGCTCGCCGCGATCCTCGGCTTCGAAAAGCGCATCCACGAAATCCGGCCGCGCAATCGCGAGCAATGGAGGATCGCCCCGCTGGGCTCGCTCAGCGGCAAGACGATCGGCATCGCGGGTTTTGGCGCGATCGGTCGTGCCGTTGCCGAGCGGGTCAAGCCGTTCGGCGTGAACATCAGGGTTCTCAGGCGGTCGGCCTGGCCATACGTTCTTCCGGGCATCCAGCCCGTCCACAGCATCGAGCAGCTGGTCGAGGTCTCCGATCATCTCGTCCTGGCGCTGCCGGCGACGACGAAGACGGCCCGTCTGATCAACGCCGACGTGCTGGCGCGGGCCAAGGAGTCGCTGCATCTGATCAATGTCGCGCGCGGGCGGATCGTCGATCAGTCCGCGCTGCTGCAAGCCCTCGACGAGGGCCGGATCGCCGGCGCCACGCTCGATGTCACGGATCCCGAACCGCCGCTGGATGGCGATCCGATCTATCACCATCTCAAGGTCGTCCTCACACCGCACGTCTCGTGGACGGGAGGCGAGGACGTCAGACGGCTGGCCGACAAGACGCTGGTCAATCTCGATGCCTATGCGCATGGCGTGCCGCTGGCCGATGTCTTCGACAAGAACCTCGAATACTAG
- a CDS encoding ferredoxin family protein, whose product MIELIVAERCTDCGACIEVCPANVLDRGGDGLPILARVEDCQTCFMCELYCRADAIYVAPDCDRRVSVSREDVLASGRLGQYRKHSGWDEWAEQFPNEQWLMETVFRRAGEAAARPKAQQPDIAGRK is encoded by the coding sequence ATGATCGAACTCATCGTCGCGGAGCGCTGCACCGATTGCGGAGCATGCATCGAAGTCTGCCCGGCCAACGTGCTCGATCGCGGCGGCGACGGCCTGCCCATCCTCGCGCGCGTCGAGGATTGCCAGACCTGCTTCATGTGCGAGCTCTATTGTCGTGCAGATGCGATCTATGTCGCGCCCGATTGCGACCGCCGCGTCTCCGTGAGCAGGGAGGACGTGCTGGCGTCCGGTCGTCTCGGCCAATACCGCAAGCACTCCGGCTGGGACGAATGGGCGGAGCAGTTTCCCAACGAGCAATGGCTGATGGAAACCGTGTTCCGCCGCGCCGGCGAGGCCGCGGCTCGGCCCAAAGCGCAGCAGCCCGACATCGCCGGCAGGAAATAA
- a CDS encoding FAD-binding protein, whose translation MVSSSLEELSITADVLIVGGGMAGAWAAVSAAQAGARVVLADKGYCGTSGVTAAAGPGHWWVPPDPPTARDAVVANRVAAGLGLGEAEWMYRILDQTWRTLPTLAPSYKFGVDDEGRVNYRAVRGPEYMRALRQHVLNHGVTILDHSPVIELLARADGSIGGARGQRRQDGGRAYRIEAGAVVLAAGGTSFLSHLLGSRTNTGDGYLMAAEAGAELSGMEFTAAYTIAPAHSTMTRSMAYAFATYSDADGNELDLPFGPDQTVRLARALQRGPVYCLLDRLPDDIKVRLHTISPNVPLVFDRWGVDPYRDRFEVTLHNDGTIRGIGGVRVHDLDCATSVPGLFVAGDNASREKVAGAISGGGNVNSAWALSSGTFAGRAAARVARGTKARLTELRPLGRAGLRPRGLPKAVDVASARDVVRAQMHPFDKNLFRTEKGLTESARVLEDLWREVANHGQDGSIALRETAALLATARWSVATAAARKESRGLHRREDYPARDPQLAGRLLSSGLDQVRVALDRPSASVRPDQLEAVS comes from the coding sequence CATGGGCGGCGGTCTCTGCTGCGCAGGCGGGGGCGAGGGTGGTCCTGGCCGACAAGGGCTATTGCGGCACCAGTGGCGTCACGGCCGCCGCGGGGCCGGGCCATTGGTGGGTGCCGCCGGATCCTCCCACGGCGCGGGACGCCGTTGTTGCCAATCGCGTCGCCGCCGGGCTCGGCCTTGGCGAAGCTGAATGGATGTATCGCATCCTCGACCAGACCTGGCGCACGCTGCCGACGCTTGCCCCGTCCTACAAATTCGGCGTGGACGACGAGGGCAGAGTGAACTACCGCGCAGTGCGCGGGCCGGAATATATGCGGGCGCTTCGCCAGCACGTGCTGAATCACGGGGTCACTATTCTCGATCATTCGCCCGTGATCGAGCTGCTGGCGCGCGCCGATGGATCGATCGGCGGTGCGCGCGGGCAGCGCCGGCAGGATGGTGGCCGCGCCTATCGGATCGAAGCGGGCGCGGTGGTGCTCGCGGCGGGCGGGACCAGTTTTCTGTCGCATCTATTGGGATCCCGCACGAATACCGGCGACGGCTACCTCATGGCGGCCGAGGCGGGCGCGGAACTGTCCGGCATGGAGTTCACCGCCGCCTACACCATTGCGCCGGCGCATTCCACGATGACGCGCAGCATGGCCTATGCCTTTGCGACCTACTCCGACGCCGATGGCAACGAGCTCGACCTGCCGTTTGGTCCCGATCAGACAGTCCGTCTTGCCCGGGCACTGCAGCGCGGGCCGGTCTACTGCTTGCTGGACCGCCTGCCCGACGACATCAAGGTGCGGTTGCATACGATCTCGCCGAACGTGCCGCTGGTGTTCGACCGCTGGGGAGTGGACCCCTATCGCGACCGGTTCGAAGTCACGCTGCACAATGACGGCACCATCCGCGGCATCGGTGGCGTGCGCGTGCATGATCTGGATTGCGCGACGTCGGTTCCGGGACTGTTCGTCGCCGGCGACAATGCATCGCGCGAGAAGGTCGCCGGCGCGATCTCCGGCGGCGGCAACGTCAATTCGGCATGGGCGCTGTCGTCCGGCACTTTCGCGGGCCGCGCAGCCGCGCGCGTGGCGCGCGGCACGAAAGCTCGCTTGACGGAGCTGCGGCCGCTTGGCCGGGCCGGGCTGCGCCCGCGCGGTCTGCCCAAGGCCGTTGATGTTGCGTCAGCCAGAGACGTCGTGCGCGCCCAGATGCACCCGTTCGACAAGAATCTGTTCCGCACGGAAAAAGGGCTCACGGAATCCGCGCGCGTCCTGGAAGACCTGTGGCGTGAGGTGGCAAATCACGGCCAGGACGGTTCGATCGCGCTGCGCGAAACCGCGGCGCTGCTGGCCACGGCGCGCTGGTCGGTGGCCACGGCGGCTGCGCGCAAGGAGAGCAGGGGCCTTCATCGGCGTGAGGACTATCCCGCACGGGATCCGCAATTGGCCGGTCGCCTGCTCAGCAGCGGACTGGACCAAGTCCGGGTCGCGCTCGACCGTCCATCAGCAAGCGTCCGGCCGGATCAACTCGAGGCAGTGTCATGA